The proteins below come from a single Argentina anserina chromosome 1, drPotAnse1.1, whole genome shotgun sequence genomic window:
- the LOC126797344 gene encoding F-box protein At5g07610-like, with amino-acid sequence MADGDSDSDSSFVLVSEGTSVGSDSESFVIVSGDNCVSSDSDEDLCGGRRHQLKKLVDYSSSDSDEVLLDCGGSLGKGKYVGTNEFHIYPCKRIGHFCGDDCDEFGVKKAEENADINNVTMEYVLPFLPAKTICRFRSVSKHWDKWITNPFFAHKQAYTFRNISGFFCQLPGEKPSFVSLDGDAYGIPNPSLDFLPQSVTVRTACNGLLCCASCDGENTYYICNPVNKEWTVLPKSESYHGSESVLALAFEPSVLGFEEHFQLVCAFSLPDLPVIFFDVYSSRSSSWHCSTTVCCEIDALHLTGHGLFLKGMVLWETLTGAILAFNLKGEQYGILPLPPCSGPHGVMAEMYGELCYILPVLEDSVYTLEIYGDMDMKLKRIIPLADGIFTDGYEELRALACVNDDVVIMLLGKKLIAYHVKAEKADIIHRDIGTSAGYAGYLPYVNSLVHINHP; translated from the exons ATGGCTGATGGGGATTCGGATTCGGACAGTAGCTTTGTCCTTGTGAGTGAGGGCACTTCTGTGGGTAGTGATTCTGAGAGTTTTGTCATTGTGAGTGGAGACAACTGTGTGAGTTCTGATTCGGATGAAGATCTGTGTGGTGGAAGAAGACACCAGTTGAAGAAGCTGGTGGATTATTCTAGTTCGGATTCTGATGAAGTTCTGTTGGATTGTGGTGGATCACTGGGGAAGGGAAAATATGTGGGCACTAATGAG TTTCACATATATCCATGTAAAAGAATTGGTcatttttgtggagatgattgCGATGAATTTGGAGTGAAAAAGGCCGAAGAGAATGCTGACATCAATAATGTCACAATGGAGTATGTTCTTCCATTCCTCCCTGCTAAAACAATTTGCAGGTTCAGAAGCGTTAGCAAACATTGGGATAAGTGGATTACCAATCCTTTTTTCGCTCACAAGCAGGCTTACACCTTCCGCAACATTTCTGGGTTTTTCTGCCAACTGCCTGGGGAAAAGCCTTCTTTTGTCTCACTCGACGGAGATGCATATGGCATTCCCAATCCATCTCTTGATTTCTTGCCTCAGTCAGTTACTGTTAGGACTGCTTGTAATGGCCTGCTCTGCTGCGCAAGTTGTGACGGAGAAAATACTTACTATATCTGCAATCCTGTGAACAAGGAATGGACAGTGCTTCCCAAGTCAGAATCTTATCATGGATCTGAATCAGTCCTAGCACTAGCTTTTGAGCCTTCTGTGCTTGGCTTTGAGGAACATTTTCAACTTGTGTGTGCCTTCTCTTTACCTGATCTGCCGGTAATCTTTTTTGATGTATACTCTTCAAGGTCGAGTTCTTGGCATTGCAGTACGACAGTATGCTGTGAGATTGATGCTCTGCACTTGACTGGCCATGGGCTCTTTCTGAAGGGAATGGTCCTCTGGGAAACTCTTACTGGTGCGATATTGGCTTTCAATCTGAAGGGGGAGCAATATGGTATATTGCCTCTCCCTCCGTGCAGTGGACCACACGGTGTTATGGCAGAGATGTACGGCGAGCTGTGTTATATTCTGCCTGTTCTGGAAGACTCTGTGTACACCTTGGAGATCTATGGTGATATGGACATGAAGCTGAAGCGCATAATTCCTCTTGCTGATGGTATTTTCACAGATGGTTATGAAGAGTTGAGGGCTTTGGCTTGTGTGAATGATGATGTGGTGATCATGCTTCTTGGAAAGAAACTGATTGCTTATCATGTGAAAGCAGAGAAGGCAGATATCATACATCGCGACATTGGGACTAGTGCTGGATATGCAGGTTATCTTCCATATGTGAACAGTCTGGTGCacataaatcatccatga